One genomic region from Flagellimonas oceani encodes:
- a CDS encoding GNAT family N-acetyltransferase, whose product MTIRQAKRDDVPFIVEMLANDDLGKLREDYQEPLPEKYYSAFENIDNDPNQELMVMVTPENKIIGTLQLSFIQYLTYQGGIRAQIEAVRVHEDYRGEGIGKRLFLWAIERSKEKGAHVVQLTTDKKRPDALKFYKALGFRDSHEGMKLHIQ is encoded by the coding sequence ATGACCATAAGGCAAGCGAAAAGAGACGATGTACCCTTTATAGTTGAAATGCTTGCCAATGATGATTTGGGAAAGCTTAGGGAAGATTATCAAGAACCTCTTCCCGAAAAATATTATTCTGCATTTGAAAATATCGATAATGACCCCAACCAAGAATTGATGGTTATGGTAACGCCCGAGAATAAAATCATCGGAACATTACAACTGAGTTTTATCCAATATCTCACCTATCAAGGTGGTATTCGCGCACAAATTGAAGCGGTACGGGTTCATGAAGATTATCGGGGCGAGGGTATTGGGAAACGGTTGTTCCTGTGGGCCATCGAACGTTCAAAAGAAAAAGGTGCCCATGTAGTGCAATTGACCACCGACAAAAAAAGACCGGATGCGCTAAAGTTTTACAAAGCACTGGGTTTTCGGGATTCCCACGAGGGCATGAAATTGCATATTCAATAA
- a CDS encoding MarR family winged helix-turn-helix transcriptional regulator, with translation MKDLTIDHALRATWQAVSKMYNEEAKNYGLTMAIGFTLLSIDPKGGTPSTTLGPKMGMESTSLSRILKNIEQRGYIERKRNPKDGRGVLIFLTPLGLEKREESKEVVLRFNEVVKENTAQEDLVGFFKIIDIINKLITDKKIYTKTTNN, from the coding sequence ATGAAAGATTTGACCATTGATCATGCCCTTAGGGCCACCTGGCAGGCGGTTAGCAAAATGTACAATGAGGAAGCAAAAAACTACGGGCTTACAATGGCCATTGGATTTACCTTATTGAGTATTGACCCAAAAGGAGGTACGCCGAGTACCACCTTGGGGCCCAAAATGGGAATGGAATCAACTAGTTTGTCCCGGATATTAAAAAATATTGAGCAAAGAGGCTACATTGAGCGAAAGCGCAATCCCAAAGACGGACGCGGAGTCCTTATTTTTTTGACACCGCTGGGCCTCGAAAAAAGGGAAGAATCCAAAGAAGTGGTATTACGCTTCAATGAAGTTGTAAAAGAAAATACCGCCCAAGAAGATTTGGTGGGGTTCTTTAAAATAATTGACATCATCAACAAACTGATTACAGACAAGAAAATCTATACAAAAACAACTAATAATTAA
- a CDS encoding four helix bundle protein: protein MHKVEDLKIWRKSIQLSKSIYLLMPELPKDEKFGLINQIKRSAVSVPSNIAEGAGRNSNKEFKHFLGIANGSLYELQTQLILIIELNLTKNQNVQTLIDACIEIQKMIYSLQQKL, encoded by the coding sequence ATGCACAAGGTAGAAGACTTAAAAATTTGGAGGAAATCGATTCAACTTTCCAAGTCCATCTATCTACTCATGCCTGAATTGCCAAAAGACGAAAAATTTGGTTTGATTAATCAAATTAAAAGAAGTGCGGTATCAGTTCCTTCCAATATTGCCGAAGGGGCTGGAAGAAATTCAAATAAAGAGTTTAAGCACTTTTTAGGTATTGCGAACGGTTCTCTATACGAATTACAGACGCAATTGATTTTAATTATTGAATTAAACTTAACTAAAAATCAGAATGTACAAACACTGATAGATGCATGTATTGAAATACAAAAAATGATTTATTCATTACAACAAAAGCTTTAA
- a CDS encoding 3-hydroxyacyl-CoA dehydrogenase/enoyl-CoA hydratase family protein, whose product MKRHINKVAVIGSGIMGSGIACHFANIGVEVLLLDIVPRELTDKEKAQGLTLEDKAVRNRLVNESLASALKSKPSPIYHKKFADRITTGNMEDDISKVADVDWIIEVVVERLDIKKQVFENLDKHRTPGTLITSNTSGIPIRFMSEGRSEDFQKHFCGTHFFNPARYLKLFEIIPGPKTSKDVLEFLNGYGEQFLGKTSVVAKDTPAFIGNRIGIFSIQSLFHAVKEMEMTVEEVDKLTGPVIGRPKSATFRTVDVVGLDTLVHVANGISENCKDDERHELFQLPDFIQTMMDNKWLGSKTGQGFYKKVKGDDGKSEILTLDLDTMDYRAKKSAKFATLELTKSIDKVIDRFPVLVDGKDKAGAFYRKSFGALFAYVTHRIPEITDELYKIDDAMKAGFGWEHGPFQIWDAVGLEKGLEFIKAEGLEAAPWVSEMKEAGIESFYTVKEGNTYFYDIPKKTMEKVPGQDAFIILDNIRKTKEVFKNSGVVIEDLGDGILNCEFQSKMNTIGGDVLAGLNKAVDLAEKDFAGLVIGNQAANFSVGANIGMIFMMAVEQEYDELNMAIKMFQDTMMRMRYSSIPTVSAPHGMTLGGGCELSLHADKVVAAAETYIGLVEFGVGVIPGGGGSKEMALRASDTFRKNDVELNVLQEYFLTIGMAKVSTSAYEAFDLGILQKGKDVVVVNKDRQIATAKAHAKLMADAGYTKPVKRKDVKVLGKQALGMFLVGTDSMEAGHYISEHDKKIADKLAYVMAGGDLSEATMVTEQYLLDLEREAFLSLCTERKTLERIQHMLKTGKPLRN is encoded by the coding sequence ATGAAAAGGCATATAAACAAAGTTGCCGTTATCGGTTCCGGAATTATGGGAAGTGGCATTGCATGCCATTTTGCGAATATTGGGGTCGAAGTTCTATTACTGGACATTGTCCCACGCGAACTTACCGACAAGGAAAAGGCCCAAGGACTTACCTTGGAAGATAAAGCGGTACGCAACCGTTTGGTGAACGAATCACTGGCGTCCGCCCTCAAATCCAAGCCCTCCCCTATTTACCACAAAAAATTTGCGGATCGCATCACCACTGGAAACATGGAAGATGATATTTCCAAAGTTGCCGATGTGGATTGGATCATTGAGGTGGTCGTGGAACGCTTGGACATCAAAAAGCAGGTGTTCGAAAACTTGGATAAACACCGCACACCGGGAACACTCATCACTTCCAACACATCAGGTATTCCCATCCGCTTTATGAGCGAAGGAAGAAGTGAGGATTTCCAAAAGCATTTCTGCGGTACCCACTTTTTCAATCCTGCACGATACTTAAAACTCTTTGAAATCATCCCGGGACCCAAAACCTCCAAAGATGTTCTGGAGTTCCTCAACGGGTACGGAGAGCAGTTCTTGGGCAAGACCTCCGTGGTGGCCAAGGATACACCCGCCTTTATTGGAAACAGAATAGGAATCTTCAGTATCCAAAGTCTTTTCCATGCCGTAAAAGAAATGGAGATGACGGTGGAGGAAGTCGACAAATTGACCGGTCCCGTGATTGGCAGACCCAAATCCGCTACCTTCCGAACCGTGGATGTGGTTGGATTGGACACCCTTGTGCACGTGGCCAACGGAATCAGTGAAAACTGCAAGGACGATGAGCGCCACGAACTGTTCCAGTTGCCCGATTTTATCCAAACCATGATGGACAACAAGTGGTTGGGCAGTAAAACTGGACAAGGTTTTTATAAAAAAGTTAAGGGAGACGATGGCAAGAGCGAAATCCTGACCTTGGATTTGGACACTATGGACTATCGGGCCAAAAAGAGTGCAAAATTCGCCACGCTGGAACTCACCAAGTCCATTGATAAAGTTATTGACCGTTTTCCCGTTTTGGTTGATGGAAAAGATAAAGCCGGAGCGTTCTACCGAAAGAGCTTCGGAGCACTTTTTGCCTACGTTACCCATCGAATTCCAGAAATCACGGATGAGTTATACAAAATAGATGATGCCATGAAGGCCGGTTTTGGCTGGGAGCACGGACCCTTCCAAATTTGGGATGCCGTAGGGCTCGAAAAAGGTCTTGAATTCATTAAGGCCGAAGGTTTGGAAGCCGCTCCATGGGTATCCGAAATGAAAGAAGCAGGAATTGAGTCCTTCTATACGGTAAAAGAGGGCAATACCTACTTCTACGATATTCCCAAAAAGACCATGGAAAAAGTTCCAGGTCAGGATGCCTTCATCATTTTGGACAACATCAGAAAAACAAAAGAAGTCTTCAAAAACAGTGGTGTCGTGATTGAAGATTTGGGCGATGGAATCCTGAACTGTGAATTCCAATCCAAAATGAACACCATTGGCGGCGATGTACTCGCAGGTTTGAACAAGGCCGTTGACTTGGCAGAAAAAGATTTTGCAGGATTGGTCATAGGTAACCAAGCTGCGAATTTTTCCGTAGGCGCCAACATCGGAATGATTTTTATGATGGCCGTGGAACAAGAATATGATGAGCTGAACATGGCCATCAAAATGTTTCAGGACACGATGATGCGGATGCGATACTCCTCAATACCGACCGTTTCCGCACCGCACGGTATGACGCTGGGCGGTGGTTGCGAGCTTTCGCTCCATGCCGACAAAGTAGTTGCCGCGGCAGAGACCTATATTGGTTTGGTGGAGTTCGGTGTTGGTGTGATTCCAGGCGGGGGCGGTTCCAAAGAAATGGCCCTTCGCGCTTCGGACACATTCAGAAAGAATGATGTGGAGCTCAATGTGCTTCAAGAGTATTTCCTCACCATCGGAATGGCCAAAGTGTCCACATCGGCCTATGAAGCATTTGATTTGGGCATCTTGCAAAAAGGCAAAGATGTTGTTGTGGTCAATAAAGACCGTCAAATCGCAACAGCAAAAGCCCACGCTAAACTTATGGCAGATGCGGGTTACACCAAACCTGTGAAGCGCAAAGATGTGAAAGTACTTGGAAAACAGGCATTGGGTATGTTCTTGGTAGGAACAGACTCTATGGAAGCTGGACATTACATTTCTGAACACGACAAAAAGATTGCCGACAAGCTGGCCTATGTAATGGCCGGAGGCGACCTTTCGGAAGCCACAATGGTAACCGAACAATATCTTTTGGATTTGGAAAGAGAAGCATTTCTATCCCTTTGTACCGAAAGAAAGACGTTGGAGCGTATCCAGCATATGTTGAAAACAGGAAAACCACTTCGCAACTAG
- a CDS encoding acetyl-CoA C-acyltransferase, which translates to MKTAYIVKGYRTAVGKAPKGLFRFKRPDELAAETIEHIMKELPQLDKKRIDDVIVGNAMPEAEQGLNMGRLISLMGLDIDDVPGVTVNRYCASGLETIGIATAKIQAGMADCIIAGGAESMSYIPMGGYKPTPDYATAKEGHEDYYWGMGLTAEAVAKQFKVSREDQDVFAYNSHMKALKAQEENRFQDQIVPIDVEHTFVNESGKKETKTYTVNKDEGPRKGTNIPTLNKLRPVFAEGGSVTAGNSSQMSDGAAFVMVMSEEMVKELNLEPIARLVNYAAAGVEPRIMGIGPVKAIPKALKQAGMKQDQIDLIELNEAFASQSLAVIRELGLNQEIVNVNGGAIALGHPLGCTGAKLSVQLFDEMRKRDMKGKYGMVTMCVGTGQGAAGIFEFLS; encoded by the coding sequence ATGAAAACAGCATACATAGTAAAAGGATATAGAACAGCCGTGGGCAAAGCTCCAAAAGGACTGTTCAGGTTTAAGCGTCCAGATGAACTGGCTGCCGAAACCATCGAACACATCATGAAAGAGCTTCCTCAATTGGACAAAAAACGTATTGACGACGTTATCGTGGGAAATGCGATGCCCGAAGCCGAACAAGGATTGAACATGGGAAGACTTATCTCGCTTATGGGTCTGGACATTGACGATGTACCTGGGGTGACCGTGAACCGCTATTGTGCCTCAGGATTGGAAACGATAGGGATTGCCACAGCCAAAATCCAAGCGGGTATGGCAGATTGCATTATCGCAGGGGGTGCCGAAAGCATGAGCTACATCCCCATGGGAGGTTACAAGCCCACACCCGATTACGCAACGGCCAAGGAAGGACATGAAGATTATTATTGGGGCATGGGACTTACCGCCGAAGCCGTTGCCAAACAATTCAAGGTTTCCCGGGAGGATCAAGATGTTTTTGCCTACAATTCCCATATGAAAGCGTTAAAAGCCCAAGAGGAAAATCGTTTTCAAGATCAAATAGTTCCCATTGATGTGGAGCATACTTTTGTAAATGAATCAGGCAAAAAAGAGACCAAAACCTATACCGTAAACAAGGACGAAGGACCAAGAAAAGGGACCAATATCCCTACATTGAACAAACTAAGACCAGTTTTTGCAGAAGGAGGTAGCGTAACCGCAGGGAATTCCTCACAAATGAGCGATGGAGCGGCCTTTGTCATGGTGATGAGCGAAGAAATGGTCAAAGAACTCAATTTGGAACCCATTGCCAGATTGGTCAACTACGCTGCAGCAGGAGTAGAACCAAGAATTATGGGAATAGGGCCTGTAAAAGCCATTCCAAAAGCACTAAAACAAGCCGGAATGAAGCAGGACCAAATAGACCTTATTGAATTGAACGAAGCGTTTGCATCGCAATCATTGGCCGTTATCCGAGAATTGGGACTGAACCAAGAAATCGTGAACGTAAACGGAGGGGCCATAGCACTGGGTCACCCATTGGGATGTACCGGGGCCAAATTGTCAGTTCAGCTTTTTGATGAAATGAGAAAGCGGGACATGAAAGGCAAATACGGGATGGTCACCATGTGCGTAGGTACAGGCCAGGGTGCTGCGGGGATATTCGAGTTCCTTTCTTAA
- a CDS encoding four helix bundle protein: protein MKIWSLGLEIANDISDLLLNFPTHERYDLSSQISRCSVSMPSNIAEGSSRTDKSFKYFINVALGSSFELGTQLLIAKHRNYINTENLNKLEDKIEEWQKMTMGFQNGLK from the coding sequence TTGAAGATTTGGTCACTCGGTTTGGAAATTGCAAATGATATTTCTGATTTGCTACTTAATTTTCCCACTCATGAGCGATATGACTTAAGTTCCCAAATAAGCAGGTGCTCAGTTTCAATGCCAAGTAACATTGCTGAGGGATCCTCCAGAACCGATAAATCCTTCAAATATTTTATCAACGTGGCTCTAGGCTCCTCTTTTGAATTAGGCACGCAACTTTTAATAGCTAAACATCGAAATTATATTAACACTGAAAATTTAAACAAACTTGAAGATAAAATAGAAGAATGGCAAAAGATGACGATGGGTTTTCAAAACGGATTGAAATAA
- a CDS encoding AMP-dependent synthetase/ligase: MQTVTRLFDFPYYQLENYPLEKSLVTKSDGTWIATSTQEYIDKANAISRALLRMGVKPNDKIAVISMTNRTEWNIVDIGILQIGAQNVPIYPTISEEDYEYILNHSEAKLCFVSCDEVLEKVQAIQSKVENLKDVYSFDQLNNCKNWGELLELGSDASNQDQVEEIKKSVKPDDLATLIYTSGTTGRPKGVMLSHNNIVSNVVSSKVRVPFETGGVALSFLPVCHIFERMILYLYQYCGVQIHFAEGLDKISDNVKEVKPTVMTVVPRLLEKVYDAIIAKGALLTGIKKKLFFWAVEVGLKFEPYGTNGWWYETKLGLARKLIFSKWKEGLGGNLSVMVSGSAALQPRLARVFAAADMPVMEGYGLTETSPVIAVNDQRNKGWKIGTVGKMIDDVEVKIAEDGEILCKGPNVMMGYYKNPEKTAEVMTGAYFHTGDIGEIDAEGFLRITDRKKEMFKTSGGKYVAPQLLENRFKQSRFIEQIMVVGEGEKMPAALIQPNFEFVKEWAKRHNIDVGSNEELVKNEKVIARMQEEVDWANQEFAKWEKVKQFRLTPDVWSVEDGHLTPTMKLKRKPVKEMYLDLYNDIYEH, translated from the coding sequence ATGCAAACTGTTACCCGATTATTTGATTTCCCATACTATCAACTCGAAAATTATCCGTTAGAAAAATCATTGGTCACCAAAAGTGACGGTACATGGATCGCAACATCAACACAGGAATATATTGATAAAGCCAACGCCATAAGCAGGGCTTTACTTCGAATGGGGGTTAAGCCCAATGATAAGATTGCGGTGATCTCCATGACCAATCGTACGGAATGGAACATTGTGGATATTGGAATTCTTCAGATTGGTGCGCAAAATGTCCCTATCTACCCTACCATTTCGGAAGAGGATTACGAATACATCCTGAACCACTCCGAGGCAAAACTTTGTTTTGTTTCCTGTGATGAAGTTCTGGAGAAAGTGCAGGCCATACAGTCAAAAGTGGAAAACCTGAAAGATGTCTATTCTTTTGACCAGCTCAACAACTGTAAAAACTGGGGGGAACTATTGGAATTGGGCTCGGATGCCTCCAACCAAGATCAAGTCGAAGAAATCAAAAAGAGCGTAAAACCGGACGATCTGGCTACCCTGATCTATACCTCGGGCACTACTGGGCGCCCCAAAGGAGTTATGCTCTCCCATAACAATATTGTGTCCAATGTGGTATCCAGTAAGGTAAGGGTACCTTTTGAAACCGGTGGCGTGGCCCTGAGCTTTTTGCCTGTTTGCCACATTTTTGAACGTATGATCTTGTATTTGTACCAATATTGTGGCGTTCAAATCCATTTTGCGGAAGGATTGGACAAAATCAGTGACAACGTAAAAGAAGTGAAACCCACGGTAATGACAGTGGTTCCACGGTTACTGGAAAAAGTATACGATGCCATTATTGCCAAAGGGGCATTGCTTACCGGCATTAAAAAGAAATTGTTCTTTTGGGCCGTTGAGGTGGGGCTCAAATTTGAACCCTACGGGACCAACGGTTGGTGGTACGAGACCAAGTTAGGCCTGGCCCGAAAGCTCATCTTTAGCAAATGGAAAGAGGGACTGGGAGGCAATCTGTCCGTAATGGTATCCGGAAGTGCCGCTTTGCAACCCAGGCTTGCCCGGGTTTTCGCTGCGGCAGATATGCCCGTGATGGAAGGTTACGGACTCACCGAGACCTCTCCCGTGATCGCTGTGAACGACCAACGCAATAAAGGCTGGAAAATCGGTACCGTAGGCAAAATGATTGATGATGTAGAGGTAAAAATCGCCGAAGACGGGGAAATTCTTTGCAAAGGGCCAAACGTGATGATGGGCTATTACAAGAACCCTGAAAAAACCGCTGAGGTGATGACAGGTGCCTATTTTCACACGGGTGACATTGGTGAAATCGATGCAGAGGGCTTTTTGCGCATTACGGATCGTAAAAAGGAGATGTTCAAGACCTCCGGCGGAAAATATGTGGCCCCACAGTTGTTGGAGAACCGCTTTAAGCAATCCAGATTTATAGAACAAATCATGGTCGTGGGCGAAGGCGAGAAAATGCCCGCTGCCCTGATTCAGCCCAACTTTGAATTTGTCAAGGAATGGGCCAAACGACATAATATTGATGTTGGCTCGAACGAAGAACTGGTGAAAAACGAAAAAGTGATCGCTCGCATGCAGGAAGAAGTGGATTGGGCCAACCAAGAATTCGCCAAGTGGGAAAAGGTAAAACAGTTTAGGCTTACCCCGGATGTTTGGAGCGTGGAAGACGGCCACCTTACCCCTACCATGAAATTAAAGCGCAAGCCCGTTAAGGAAATGTACCTTGATTTGTACAATGACATCTACGAACATTAA
- a CDS encoding BspA family leucine-rich repeat surface protein: protein MKIRNLIYGIVFLGLLWSCSKDDGPTPAEEKNKAPKIEAQSFSAAETITDEAPIGTVKATDEDQDELTFSITVNDENLFEITDLGVLSLASGKSLDATVKQEHIITVSVDDGEDSAEAQVTIKVTLVNQPPSMEGKEVTVKEDITEEEIIATMMASDGDGDALVFSIEEDIDDLFAINDAGEVKLAQGKSLDYETKTAHVLKIKVDDGKESTIADLTITVENIIEGIAEDPTSFVTTWKTETNGEKITIGANDNYEYDFTIDWGDGTVEDITEQTAVLFEHTYASAGTYKVAIQGDFPSINMYSIFVNLGILETAKLVSLDQWGSIVWQRLYGGFSYCVNMVYNASDAPNLSECENISGLFAGASSFNGDLSNWDTHNVNNMAGTFREASSFNGDISTWDTANVITMFQMFKEASVFDQDLGGWEIKNVASFNGMLDNSGMSSDNLNATLIGWADYVQQNNAPLNVQLGIDNLTFCGQEALEAATKLITLYNWELQGNFGQQCN from the coding sequence ATGAAAATCAGAAATCTAATTTATGGGATAGTTTTTTTAGGATTGCTTTGGTCCTGTAGTAAAGATGATGGCCCGACCCCAGCGGAAGAAAAAAACAAAGCTCCTAAAATTGAAGCACAGAGCTTCAGTGCAGCAGAAACAATTACGGATGAAGCACCTATCGGAACTGTTAAGGCAACAGACGAAGATCAAGATGAATTGACGTTCTCCATTACCGTAAACGATGAGAATCTTTTTGAAATCACAGATTTGGGCGTCCTTAGTTTGGCAAGTGGCAAATCATTGGATGCCACCGTTAAGCAAGAGCATATTATTACGGTAAGTGTGGACGATGGTGAGGATTCGGCCGAGGCACAGGTTACCATAAAAGTAACCCTTGTAAATCAGCCACCTTCTATGGAAGGTAAAGAAGTTACGGTTAAGGAAGATATAACCGAAGAGGAAATTATAGCAACCATGATGGCCAGCGATGGTGATGGAGATGCATTGGTCTTTTCCATTGAAGAAGATATTGATGATCTTTTTGCCATAAATGATGCGGGAGAAGTAAAATTGGCCCAAGGTAAATCTTTGGATTACGAAACCAAAACAGCGCATGTCTTAAAAATCAAGGTAGACGATGGTAAAGAATCTACTATTGCCGACCTTACCATAACCGTGGAAAATATAATCGAAGGTATTGCCGAAGACCCGACATCCTTTGTGACCACATGGAAGACCGAAACCAATGGTGAAAAGATTACTATTGGAGCCAATGATAATTACGAATATGACTTTACCATAGATTGGGGAGATGGCACGGTCGAAGACATTACTGAACAGACAGCAGTGTTGTTTGAGCATACCTACGCGTCAGCAGGCACTTATAAGGTGGCCATACAAGGAGACTTCCCATCAATAAACATGTATAGCATTTTTGTAAACCTAGGGATTTTGGAAACAGCGAAGCTAGTTAGTTTGGACCAATGGGGCAGTATAGTTTGGCAAAGATTATACGGTGGTTTTTCTTATTGCGTTAATATGGTTTATAATGCTAGCGATGCCCCTAACTTAAGTGAATGCGAGAATATATCTGGATTATTTGCAGGCGCTAGTTCATTTAATGGAGATCTTAGTAATTGGGATACTCATAATGTGAATAACATGGCAGGTACTTTTAGGGAGGCTAGTTCATTTAATGGCGATATCAGTACTTGGGATACGGCTAACGTTATTACAATGTTTCAAATGTTTAAGGAAGCTTCTGTATTCGATCAAGATTTAGGAGGTTGGGAAATTAAAAACGTAGCATCCTTTAATGGAATGCTTGATAATTCTGGAATGTCTTCGGATAACCTCAATGCCACCTTGATTGGTTGGGCGGATTATGTTCAACAAAATAATGCGCCTCTTAATGTACAATTAGGTATCGACAATCTTACATTTTGTGGACAAGAAGCACTAGAGGCTGCAACCAAGTTGATCACTCTTTACAACTGGGAGTTGCAAGGTAATTTTGGCCAACAGTGTAATTAA
- a CDS encoding acyl-CoA dehydrogenase family protein, protein METTEKDILRGGQFLVKETKCEDVFTLEDLNEEQKMMRESTKEFVDRELWAHWERFEKKDYAYTEECMRKAGELGLLSVAVPEAYGGMGMGFVSTMLVCDYISGATGSFSTAFGAHTGIGTMPITLYGTEEQIQKYVPKLATGEWFGAYCLTEPGAGSDANSGKTKAVLSDDGKHYSITGQKMWISNAGFCNLFIVFARIEDDKNITGFIVENDPENGISLGDEEKKLGIHSSSTRQVFFNETKVPVENMLSERGNGFKIAMNALNVGRIKLAAACLEAQRRVISEATKYANERVQFKTPIINFGAIKAKIADMATNAYVDEAACYRAAKNIEDRIAIREASGNPHQEAELKGVEEYAIECSILKVAVSEHVQHTTDEGIQIFGGMGFSADTPMESAWRDARISRIYEGTNEINRMLSVGMLVKKAMKGHVDLLGPATKVGEELMGIPSFDTPDYSELLSEEKDLLARLKKVFLMVAGSAVQKFGPDLEEHQMLLMAASDILIQIYMAESAILRTEKNAKRFGEEAQAAQIAMSKLYLYRAVDIIQQKGKEAIVSFAEGDEQRMMLMGLKRFTKYTNQPNVVKLRTQIADKVAADNGYTFD, encoded by the coding sequence ATGGAAACAACAGAAAAAGACATACTGAGAGGAGGTCAATTCTTGGTCAAGGAGACCAAATGCGAGGACGTATTCACCCTGGAGGACCTCAACGAGGAACAAAAAATGATGCGCGAAAGCACCAAGGAATTTGTGGACCGTGAACTTTGGGCACACTGGGAGCGTTTTGAGAAAAAAGACTACGCCTACACCGAGGAATGTATGCGAAAAGCCGGCGAACTTGGCTTGCTAAGTGTGGCCGTTCCCGAAGCTTATGGCGGTATGGGAATGGGATTTGTTTCCACCATGCTGGTCTGCGATTACATTTCGGGCGCTACGGGTTCCTTTAGTACCGCTTTTGGAGCCCACACCGGAATTGGAACTATGCCCATCACGCTGTACGGAACCGAAGAACAAATTCAAAAATATGTGCCCAAATTGGCTACCGGCGAATGGTTCGGTGCCTATTGTTTAACAGAACCGGGAGCAGGTTCCGATGCGAACTCGGGAAAAACGAAGGCCGTGCTTTCGGATGACGGCAAACATTACAGCATCACGGGACAGAAAATGTGGATTTCCAATGCTGGATTCTGTAACCTTTTCATTGTTTTTGCGCGAATTGAAGATGACAAAAACATCACCGGGTTTATCGTGGAAAACGACCCGGAAAATGGAATTTCATTGGGTGATGAGGAAAAGAAATTGGGCATTCACTCCTCCTCTACCCGACAAGTATTCTTCAACGAAACCAAGGTTCCCGTTGAAAATATGCTGTCCGAAAGAGGAAACGGTTTTAAAATCGCGATGAATGCCTTGAACGTAGGTCGTATTAAATTGGCGGCCGCTTGTTTGGAAGCGCAGCGCCGTGTTATCAGCGAAGCCACAAAATACGCCAACGAGCGTGTTCAGTTTAAAACCCCGATCATCAACTTTGGTGCCATCAAAGCAAAAATTGCAGATATGGCCACCAACGCCTATGTGGACGAAGCAGCCTGCTATCGTGCCGCAAAGAATATCGAGGACAGAATTGCCATTCGCGAAGCAAGCGGCAATCCGCACCAAGAAGCAGAGCTCAAAGGTGTAGAGGAGTATGCCATTGAATGTTCCATTTTGAAGGTAGCCGTTTCCGAGCACGTACAACATACCACGGACGAAGGCATCCAAATATTCGGGGGAATGGGCTTTAGTGCCGATACCCCAATGGAATCGGCATGGCGAGATGCCCGTATTTCCAGAATTTACGAAGGCACCAACGAAATCAATCGCATGCTTTCCGTTGGAATGTTGGTGAAGAAAGCTATGAAAGGCCATGTGGACCTTTTGGGGCCCGCCACAAAAGTGGGAGAGGAATTGATGGGCATTCCATCTTTTGACACACCGGACTATTCCGAATTGCTGTCCGAAGAAAAAGACTTGCTTGCAAGACTGAAAAAAGTCTTTTTGATGGTCGCTGGTAGCGCCGTTCAGAAATTTGGTCCCGATTTGGAAGAACATCAAATGCTCTTGATGGCCGCTTCCGATATCTTGATTCAAATTTATATGGCGGAATCAGCCATTCTCAGAACTGAGAAAAATGCAAAACGCTTTGGTGAAGAAGCCCAGGCAGCACAAATAGCGATGTCCAAATTGTATTTGTACAGAGCGGTTGACATCATCCAGCAAAAAGGAAAAGAAGCCATAGTTTCCTTTGCCGAAGGTGATGAACAACGAATGATGTTGATGGGACTAAAACGCTTTACCAAGTATACAAACCAACCCAATGTGGTGAAACTTAGAACGCAGATCGCCGACAAAGTTGCCGCAGATAATGGGTATACCTTTGACTAA